The following nucleotide sequence is from Diospyros lotus cultivar Yz01 chromosome 3, ASM1463336v1, whole genome shotgun sequence.
aatattttaaacagaATCTTGTTTCCCTTCCACATCGTTCCATGACTTGATGGAGGAAATTTTCACTATTCCATAAAGGCCCATTCACACAAATCTCTAGCCAGTTGTATTGCTCAAATATGATAAGACCCTTCAGAAATGCAATTCCACCAAGTGTGAGAGTTTCTCAAACAGAAACCTGCATTCATACAACTACCTAATTGCAGTTAAAATATAAACTGCTTACCAGAAATACCTATCTGGTTGAACAAAAAACATAAGGATAAGTACTTCAAAACGAAAAGAaacattacaaaatttaatattttccgCCTAAAACCTCGAACCACATAATGATACTTTTTCTCCTCATGActtccaaaaatgagaaagaatgCACATTCCGGCAtgggttttcattttccatcTCGGGGCGTTTTCCATTGGCAATTTTAACTTGATAGGTAAAACTTTCCCGCACAATGAACGGCTTCTGAAGGTAACAGATGAATCTACAGAGCCCTTGCATATGCATACCTTATTGTAGAAAAATTGTGGTGGtataatgataaatatgttGCAATAACTCAAAGATTCCAAGGCACAAAAACTCGCTTTCCTTAAGATTGACTTTGTCACAAAACACAATGCACAAGGGATGCAAACAAGCCTCCAAGATACAATGGAATCAAGAATAATGTTTGTTGACGAATGTGTAATTTCTGACAACAAACCCGAACACACGGAATTAATAACAAATACAAGAAGCTTTGTATTCTAATTCTGCAGTAAAAGAATAGAAAGAGTTGGTTCTTGTATGCACaaaaattatgaagttttatgtAAGAATGTAGGAGAAAAACAAGGAGAGAGAAACCATATGAATtctcaaaaatgtttttatcCAACAACACATCAAactatttatagataatgttacaacccttcaccaaaggtacAACCATTCATATGTATTACAATTCTTCACAAAAGGATATAACTAATTCTTGTGTGTTACAACTCTTTACCAAATGTACACCCCTTCACCAAAAGTTataaccatttaaattaaatttaaaacaagtgaggCACAATCCTTTACTAAAGGTTACAACCATTCATGCatgtaaatagaatttgaaagGTTACAATCTCTAGTTCCTTGACTTGGATCTTTTCCCAAACAAGTGAAAGGTTGCCAccattcttttgaaaatctctccaTCACTTCTAAGTATCACCATGCCAAAAGCATAAGAACTCAACTAAACTAAGCTAGTAAATGTTTGGTTTGCAACCAAAACACGTTGTAATACTTTCAAGATCGTTCATACCAAAACAAACAAAGATGCGGCACAGAAACAAAAAGTCGAACATTATATGTGCATAAACACGTATACAAGAAAAAGGATGAGAAAGAGTGCAAGGAAAGCATACTCAGAGCAGCTATCGAGCAATCTCTCTATATCATTAGCGCCGCCAATGGGATCCCTCAGCTTGGCCTCCTCTAGCTTCTCAATCTCCTTCACCCATAACCCGGCATGAACTCGCTGCTTCTTCAGCCTATAATCCTTCTTTAAATTCTCCAAACTATACAGTGAAGTACCATCTTTCTTCTCCATCTGCGCCTGCTGCTTCTGTTGCTGGCTCTTCGAGCTATTTCTTCTCTGGTCCCAATTGTCAGTCATGTCCTCGACGAACGCCTTCGCCTCGGCGTCGGCATCCGACGGGAGGACAAAAGGGGCGGCCGTAGAAGCGTTCTGGGACAAGGAGAAGTTGACGTCGGTTTCCCATGGGGCCCTGCTCTTGCCAGAGACGTCTTCCGGCAGCCAGGCGGATTCCCATGCTTCGTTCCACTCGTCGTCGCCGTTCTTGGCGGTGCGGCCTCCGGTGGATTTGGTGGAGAGTGGACGGAGCTGGGTGATGGTCCGATCGAAGAGAGGTCTCCCGATCACAGAGGAAAATCTACGCATTGTTGAATTCATCGTCTTGGAGCTGATCCTAAGCTCCAAACCAAACGCGTACTGATCGATAGGCCTCGCTCTTCGCAAGCTCGCATGAAACGAAATCTCAAAATGAGTGAAAAAATTCAGTTGTTTTCACCTTTCCAAATTAACCAGATAACATTAGTAAGTTGGGCCAATGAATTTTAGTGTGCGGCCCAATTTGTTAAACCCATATTGGTCTCAACTCAACACTTGATTGGGCCCAATAAGGCCTAAAGTTTTGACCTGAAACAtcaaagaattatatataacttgaaatatatatctaatggttgaaatttattttttaattattttagataatATCTAAATTATGAAGATTTTGAATATACTAAATGTGtgagataattttaaattttgtctttataattattttttgttttttaaataaattagacaaaaatattataaaaaaatcaatttattaacCGGTTTTATAACACATAAATGGGGTTTTAGAAAAGACGCGTAAATAGATAACTTCGATGGTAGAAAATTCCTTTAAGGAtctcataaaaaataagatttatttgttaaaagtCTTAATCCTAATCAATCTTAAAATACAAGAGATATTTATCATCAATATTCAAactcctatatatataaataaagaaaaattcttGAAAGCCATATAGGTTAACAGACAAGCTTACAGAATGGAGggtaaaaagactaaaatactcTTGCCCACATTGCATTGCACTTTTTCTAATGCAATGTAGGTGAaggtattttaatcttttaatccCCATTTTATAAGTCTGTCTATCAACTTGTCTGGTCCTTAAAATGAGTCATAAATAAAAGAAGTCTCATTCTTTAAAAGTAAGTCACTtctatttaacaaaaaattttactattttttttaaagacataaatttaacttaaatatcaaaatatttacacgaaaaatgtcatatatcctttgattattattattatttttggcaGAGTCTTGATGGTTTAAAGTTAATTTCCcaacaaataaatttgttattatgtTAAAGTGACAAGatatgtaaattttatatacaaatatatattttgcttaCACACATGGTATGAAAATAATATGGACAACTAtgtagaaaaatataataaattctaCATGTGTCCGGCAACATGATAATATGATATCATtgttgcattgaatttttattatatattaaataaatatataataattaaatttataagataaatacaaaaaaaagttatgATCATTGATTATGAATACTTCAAATTTCTAGACGATAGTCTACCATGAAATTTAttatcccaaccattggattgtTTGCTTGATCACTCATGCCTccttaatttatcaaaatatctatattaataattagatatatataataaaacgaGAACCAcgaatttaaattcaaataacacTATTGACAATATAGACTTCTTATGATACCGATCCCGATCTACTAAGTCTCTTTATAAAGTTTTGCAtccaaatttttcttaatttatcaCTCTTAgctaataaaacttttatatttttctcattcttagCTAAGTAATCAAAGACAAAGGCAATAGTAATTTCATCAAAACTTTCTACTTTCGTCACTACTTCAAATAAAACATCATCATCAAGTTGATGTTACGAACTAAGATtgaaatagttatatttttaaagttacGAACTCTCTTTTTATGagatattttttcaaaagatACGTTAGATAATGAagtcttttttctattttttatatctcTTCCATGTCAACGTATCATTTCATGGAGTAAATTAAACTTTTGAGgtcttattaatattaatatcaCTAAATGacttaacaaaattttcaattgccaTATCTTTTCCTGCAACAAGCATCGTCtcactatatatttatattttctttgttcAAGTATTTTTCATGATTAAGATGTgcctacaaaaaataaatacacaataAAACATAATTCAGATgagaattattaatataaagcaaacaaaaacaaacacacGTAAAAAAACAACATTGTTACCATCATTTTCCCATCATATACATCATTTGCAACAATTATCATCTTCGAAAGAATCATCCCAaccaaaatcatttttcttctttaagtTAGCCTATAATTCTCCATTCTTTGTTCATTGTTCTCAAATGGTTTTCAATATGATCAAGTAGACGTTCCACAACAAATTTGTAAGTTGATTTTTTTAGTAACACGTTGAAAACTTTCAAGCTTGAAAGGGGAagaaagtttattttttttcgtaGACTTGTtaactaaaatttgaaatagCACGTGAAACATAGGTTTAGTCTATCTAAAATGCTTTACTTCACCTTTATCTTCCTTAGTTCATTTATACAACTATAATAAggaattacaaataaaaaaaagattatcaTATCTCTTCTACGCTTATTATAATGTAATTGTCAATGTTCAGAATTGGTCAACCGTGATCCGTCGACTCACACAGATAAAGTAAATGTGAatgcaaagagaagaaaaaaatagcaCAAAAATAACAAACGATACGCAAGAGagttttttacgtggttcgactaGAATTATGTCTACTTCACGACAGTTCTCTAATAATTTCGGCAAAGTAACagtatgtaattgatcatacacATCCAATAattttttgacccctatttatagagtgagatgtttacaatttgaatgacTTCTAAATATAGAAGGATAATATTATAAGGATAATTTGTCCTTATCAGTTCCACAAAATCGGGAATAGATTCTATATTATCAGGGATTGGGTTTGCTTTTGATAAAGCAGGTAGGCGTCGCCTCTAATTATTACACAGCCTTTTTGCCCTGTGAGCTGATCAGATTGGCCAGCGAGCAAATGCATCGCTGAGAGCTCATTCACTCCTGCGGTCTGAGTTCGGGTTTCAGCAATATATGACCTTGTTGAGGTGTCTTCAGCCTTAGGCTCATTGGGCTTCGGGAGGCTGGGCCAGTCTACTCGGTCGAATCCAACCCATAAAAAATGATTCAAAAATTACCCATAACAGTAATCATTCTACATGATTGAGGTTATCATATCTCTTTTTAGTGCACAttccttttgttctttttcttttctcttattgatttaaaaaaattatttgtgttGCTCTGACATAATGGAAGATGTCTtccataataaaattattaggaGCTATTCTCCTTATACGGATACATAGAATTAGGGGTGTACAATCGAttataatcgaatcgaatcacCCAAAAAttactaaccgaaccgaaccaaattgTCCCTAATAACGGAATCGAATCAACCGATAATCCTAGtataaccgaactaaccgaaatcGAAATAACCGAACAATAAAATGcaataaccaaaccgaaccaacAATAGCTAGAGAGTTTCCAATCCCTAATCAGAACCAATAATCCTAGTGTCGAGCCAACttgcttatattaattaagttttgataattaacaaaaatatttttatgatataaatgtatttctttctcatataaaaaataaatttattttgaattaaaagtgggtacaaagagtaaatttattttgaattaaaagtagattatctttaaatatgtttcctttttttgatcatttatgtctcaaaagtttatatttgaattttcatttattgataaatactcTTATTACTTatgtaaaaagtatatttattttgaattaaagaataattacttttagacatgttttctctttctcatacaaaaagtaaatttattttgaattaaagataattagttttagacatattttctcttactcatgcaaaaagtaaatttattttgaattaaaggatattgcttttagatatgttttcttgttttaatcatttatgtctcaaaaacttatacttgaatttttaaatcttgatttctcatacaaaaagtaaatttattttgaattaaaggtgagaaatatttttttattattggagaaagtctaaacattttttgaatttcaaactttatattaaccatttctttagtggctaaaatgcttataaatacccccaaactcattttttgagtatccattacACATtcaaagctcccaaaagctctcaagataattttcaagcattttaaggctctcaaagattcattgttcatccaccgaagagtcacaaggcaagaggagaaaaaaaaatcacaaagcTGAATCCGATATTCTCCATTTAAACTGAGGTcatcgtttatttatttaaatattattgctttgtatattttgtgcttaattgcttatttgtgttcaagtgtatacaattatttgtgaacaattaaattatcatcgtggattgtataggtttcttaaaaccgttaaaatctaggcgaatctagtttccaatgtaaaatagggagaaaaccttggtgtttgTGATTTTCCTAGAACTCATTGTAATCTAAGTGTGTatttagtttccaaggtaaggtagggtgaaaatcttggtgattttgatttagtggaacctcaatggtggttagaccttgagagagtggattaggtgtgtgtggaaaTACCGAATcattataaattgtgttgtgcctcattgtatttatttttgttatatcttgtgggttacatttattattaatctcaaatataatttattatatttatcaaatatatttttttaataaaattattaattaagaatatttattaaaattgagaaaaattttaatcactcaattcaccccgcTCTTGAGTGGCTATACCCTAAAAGACCAACATCTAGTATAACCGAACATGAAACCAAAACGATTTTCCAGTCCctatcaaaatttccaaaacaaatgaacaagaatCGGAAATAGCCAGAGTTTCACAATCGAAATTTTCTAGAACAAGTGAACAAGAATCACTGAATCAGAAATACGTGTACCTTTGAGTCTTTGACGCAAGAGTTGAGGTTGCCGTGATCTTGTAGCgcttggaaagaaaaaaagcGCCCGGTCGACGAGTTTTGAAGCGCACGTCGTCGTCGCTGATTGCCCCTCCGCTACTTTGGCAGCCACCACTGCTAGTGCTGCCACCATGGCCCAGATCTTGGAATAGCCCTCGTCGATCGTCCAAgcacaaggaaaagaagaaacgaATGCGATGGATGGTGGGATGAGGGTTAAGGTTCGATTCGGTTGGGTGAGGGTTAGGGTTCGAATCGATCTCAGAGTCTTGCCTGTGTGTGAAAGAGAGAATAGGGGGTGCGGTTATGCCTCAGCACACGAACTCGCAAGCAAGGGTAGaaggagatagagaaagagCGAGATGGGGGAGTGTGAGTGTCTGTGTCGGTCGTGTGGGTTATGTGTTTTGGAGGGGGGCGGTTATGCTAACCTCACACGGTTAGTTCGGTTAATCGAATAATTGAAAGTTTGAAGTATTGCAAATCGAACTGAACCgtctcataaaaaaaattgaatcgaattaatcaaactaaattatttcataaaaaaaatcgaactgaacccACGAATTTGGTCGGTTCGACTTAGTTAGTTCGGTCTAACCGGACCACTGCTCACCCCTACATAGAATGCAACTAGCAAGCATAATATTGATTTGGGGATtagctttttatttaaatattttaaatttattataatatctcacttattttttttctttatttttttagtgtGTTGCCACACActaactattttaattttttttggatttggttttaaatttttaattgaagatGAGGTTTATTTTGAGATAATTACCAAAAAGATGTTAGTTATGGGAttagtttttttgtttaaattttaatttatttattatctcttcaaaataatTGACAGACACTgagataaatattttcttaaataatagaagaaagaataaatattaatatattaaaaattcaaatatatatatttgaatcaaatatatattaaaaatcaaatatatatatattaaaaattcaaatatatatatatattttaaaaataaagcaGATAATATAAGTTGGGTCAACAAATTTTTAGTTGGTGCTTAAGTTTCACCTGAAATCCAGTGGTAAATGGGCCAATGTCTCTCTTTTGGCCCAATGGTTCTTTGGGCCAGTTACGCCTAGGGTTTTGATCGACGAGCTATATAAATCTAATGCTCTCATCTCAAACCCTTTGTCTCCTGCGTTCCCTTTTCTGATTTTCATCGCCTGCCGGAGATCCGATCGTCGTACTGGTGGGCGTTCAAGCATGGTGCACGTTTCCTATTACCGGAACTGTAAGTTTTCTCTATACAAGAATATATGTACCGAAACcatgtttgtatgtatgtatttggtTGTGTACATGATCTGATCCGTTATTTGTGTTAAGCACACGTAAGACACTGAAATCAATTGGTTACACTTTTGGCGTAATGCATGATTTTTTCACTGCAATACAATTCCAGCTACAGGAAACcttattatgtatttttgtataaaatcaTTACGGCGTAATCTATTATAGGCTTCTGCGAATCTGGTAATAttatctgtttcttttctgaacaagcataagaaaaatTAGGGAGGAAACTGATTTTTGAAACTTACTGCCTTTATTTGTGAACTGAGTATAGTTTGTCTTTAAACTTAGCTATATTAGACAATGATCTGGTTGATTTTACTTTGTACCTGGAATTGGTCCGACAGATGGGTTCCTCAGTTTCTTGAGCCATAAAAAATATGCGTTAACAATGGTTTTGGGTCTTGGATTTGTgctagaaaaaggaaaagggaaaaggaaGCAATAGAAAATGATGATAAAAATGTAGAAGCTAAGGGCctgtcattttttaatttttcaactccaattttaCAAGTAAACATActttaacattttatgtttcaaaaagcaATAGCATTCATTTccagaaaatttagaaaacatctttTTTATGTTCTCCAATTCATATTATattgttgaaaaattagaaaattgagttttttgttttttgattggAGATTCAATCAATAGAAAATTGGAGCTgagaaattagaaatattttgtaCAACTAAACAGTCGCCAAGGTTTCCTGCATTTTGGTTCATTAGGGAACTGAGTTAATCAACAGTTACtggtttaaaagaattttttgttTGCTTGCTTGGAAAAATGAGTACGTAAATAAAGTTCCCCCTTTCTAATATCTGAAATCAAATGTTAGCATTAGTATTTCTGTAAGTGCTCATTGACATTTGTTTCAGCTAGTATATTTGTATGGAGGGTTTTGATTTTCCGTCCTGGATTTATTAGCTAAAAGTTCTGCCACTGGTTTTTAGATGGGAAAACTTTCAAGAAACCCCGTCGCCCCTATGAGAAGGAGCGATTAGATGCTGAACTGAAGCTTGTGGGAGAATACGGGCTTCGCTGCAAGAGGGAGCTTTGGAGGGTTCAATATGCTTTGAGCCGCATTCGTAATAATGCAAGAATGCTTCTTACCCTTGATGAGAAGAATCCCCGCAGGATTTTTGAGGGCGAAGCTCTTCTGAGGAGGATGAACAGGTATGGTCTGCTTGATGAGAGCCAGAATAAGCTCGATTATGTCTTAGCCCTTACTGTGGAGAACTTCCTTGAGCGACGCCTGCAAACGCTTGTGTTCAAGACGGGTATGGCTAAATCAATTCACCACGCCAGGGTGCTCATCAGACAGAGGCATATCAGGTATGTTATTGTGAcatttgcatatgcttgtggcatttaaatcaatttttctaTTGGGGTATGTTTGATCTGAATCTGACTATGATGATCTAGAACATTGCTATTACATAATTCAATGCTGCTATGTATTGTGCAGGATTATTGTaggcaaaaaatattttcttagttttttgatttttttgcaaCTATTCCTAATTTTTTACATATTGTGTTACCTAGTGTCTTACTATATTATGGTTGCAACACTTGATTTTGAActcttttcaaaattattctGAGACTGTAAGTTATATTTGCAATATCTGAATGTAAATATAAAGAATGTCCAGATTATGATTTGATGAGAAAAGGAAATATTCATATCTATCACATGCTTTTATAGTGAAGATGCTTGGTGTTTTGCCGTAAAAGTATTCACCTTTATTGATTCTTAAAATATGACTTTATTTCCTGCCTACACAGGGTGTCAaagtatttatatttaaatttctaCATCACAATATGAATCACAGTTCAACTGGTTCATTCCCTGTGAGTATACTGTCATGAAGATGTGCTACTAATTGTCCTTTAAATCTTTTTTTAGGGTGTATGCATATAATGGCAATCTTCCTTCTTTTACAGAGAAAGATAATTTGAGTACATGTTGAAGATTTTTTCCCCTttaagtaaatgaaataaagaaagattctcctttgattttagtttttccTCCTTCCTAACAGTGACATGATTTAGAGAAGTTTTATCTTCATTTGCTTATGTAGTAATGCACTATGGAAGTTGTTAAATCTCTTAAGGTTATGGCACTTTGAGATGAAAAACCATGTTCTTTCTACTGTAAGGCATGTCTTTTCAGACAAAGCACATATGCTCCCATGTAACTGCTACAAGCGTGCACAAGTTACTGAGTTTTGTATTTGATGATTAATAGCTTGCTTAATCAAATCCCAaggttttgttttttgttgaaATTTGTTTGATGTTTACATACACAagtgtgtgtttgatagcatttagttggaaaagaaaacatttttcaatttgcatggaaaacaaaaaccacttccccctagatggaattttccatggaaaagaggccaaaacatgttttaatggttgtaccatggaattgaattccatgg
It contains:
- the LOC127797504 gene encoding protein GAMETE CELL DEFECTIVE 1, mitochondrial, whose product is MNSTMRRFSSVIGRPLFDRTITQLRPLSTKSTGGRTAKNGDDEWNEAWESAWLPEDVSGKSRAPWETDVNFSLSQNASTAAPFVLPSDADAEAKAFVEDMTDNWDQRRNSSKSQQQKQQAQMEKKDGTSLYSLENLKKDYRLKKQRVHAGLWVKEIEKLEEAKLRDPIGGANDIERLLDSCSEIFDSPTDLNNLKIPSSSELKNKPDGWETTSNAQDGSVWEMSQREEDILLQEFERRIAFCKFQIASFIKTHIFSRRRPIDGWKYMIEEIGPNAKRGKGSVTRLPSLADESTQPFREEKAPTRSSGTSYTGR
- the LOC127798299 gene encoding 40S ribosomal protein S9-2-like, with protein sequence MVHVSYYRNYGKTFKKPRRPYEKERLDAELKLVGEYGLRCKRELWRVQYALSRIRNNARMLLTLDEKNPRRIFEGEALLRRMNRYGLLDESQNKLDYVLALTVENFLERRLQTLVFKTGMAKSIHHARVLIRQRHIRVGRQVVNVPSFMVRVDSQKHIDFSLTSPFGGGRPGRVKRKNAKAAAKKAAGGDGDEEDEE